A stretch of Cygnus olor isolate bCygOlo1 chromosome 16, bCygOlo1.pri.v2, whole genome shotgun sequence DNA encodes these proteins:
- the MTG2 gene encoding mitochondrial ribosome-associated GTPase 2 has protein sequence MALCGAVALPRSGAVLGGRAAPLLRLLLLGRPAFSTTRVACGKNRRLRQKRAISERKLTRYFVDHRRVRVVGGQGGDGGHSFYSEPRKIFGGPDGGNGGDGGHVVLKADQQMKSLSSVLPFYQGVHGGRGGSKNCYGANGASVYVKVPVGTSVKEDGVVVADLTQHGEEYVAAYGGAGGKGNRFFLSNENRAPMLFTPGEPGQERVLHLELKTTAHAGLVGFPNAGKSSLLRALSNAKPAVAAYPFTTLNPHVGIVHYEDYEQVAVADIPGLIRGAHQNRGLGVAFLRHIERCRFLLYVVDLSVPRPWIQLQDLKYELEQYKNGLSERPCVVVGNKIDLAQSRINLPLLKEQIGDRVIALSALTGDNLEELLLHLRELYDIYVKTEQSRGQRPVKW, from the exons ATGGCGCTGTGTGGGGCCGTGGCGCTGCCCCGGAGCGGGGCCGTCTTGGGCGGCCGGGCCGCTCCCCTCCtacggctgctgctgctggggaggccGGCTTTCTCCACAACTCGCGTCGCGTGCGGGAAGAACAGGCGGCTGAGGCAAAAAAGAGCCATTTCGGAAAGGAAATTG ACACGCTATTTTGTGGATCACCGGAGAGTGCGTGTGGTTGGAGGACAAGGAGGAGACGGAGGTCATTCCTTTTATAGTGAACCTCGAAAAATATTTGGAGGTCCTGATGGTGGAAATGGGGGTGATGGGGGACATGTTGTTTTGAAAG CTGACCAGCAAATGAAATCACTTTCTTCAGTCCTCCCTTTCTATCAGGGTGTTcatggaggaagaggaggaagcaaaAACTGTTACGGAGCCAATGGTGCAAGTGTGTATGTTAAG GTCCCTGTGGGTACATCGGTTAAGGAGGACGGGGTAGTTGTGGCTGACCTCACGCAACATGGTGAAGAGTATGTTGCAGCTTACGGAGGAGCTGGAGGGAAAGGGAATcgcttttttctttccaatgaaAACCGAGCTCCGATGTTATTTACTCCAGGAGAGCCAGGTCAGGAAAGGGTGCTCCATTTGGAACTCAAGACAACAGCTCACGCAGGACTG GTGGGCTTTCCCAATGCTGGGAAATCATCGCTGTTGCGAGCCTTGTCCAACGCAAAGCCAGCAGTGGCTGCCTACCCATTCACAACCCTAAACCCCCACGTTGGCATTGTCCACTATGAAGACTACGAACAAGTGGCAG TCGCTGACATTCCTGGCCTGATACGGGGTGCTCATCAAAACAGGGGCCTCGGGGTGGCCTTCCTAAGGCACATCGAACGATGCCGCTTTCTCTTGTATGTGGTGGATCTCTCTGTGCCTCGGCCGTGGATTCAGCTGCAAGACTTAAAATATGAACTGGAACAATATAAAAATGGATTGTCGGAGAGGCCTTGTGTTGTCGTTGGGAATAAAATCGACCTTGCTCAGTCCAGGATTAATCTCCCGCTCCTTAAAGAGCAGATAGGTGACCGGGTCATTGCATTGTCTGCGCTGACAGGAGACAACTTAGAGGAACTGTTGTTGCATTTGAGAGAACTGTATGACATTTATGTGAAGACAGAACAATCACGAGGGCAAAGGCCAGTCAAGTGGTAG
- the HRH3 gene encoding histamine H3 receptor, whose protein sequence is MESGGALGGGGALGGGGALNGSAAASGRFAAGGTAALGALMALLIAVTVAGNALVMLAFVADSSLRTQNNFFLLNLAISDFLVGAFCIPLYVPYVLTGRWIFGRSLCKLWLVVDYLLCTSSVFNIVLISYDRFLSVTRAVAYRAQQGNIKRAVLKMVMVWVLAFLLYGPAIISWEYISGQSIIPTGECYAEFFYNWYFLMTASTLEFFTPFISVMFFNLSIYLNIQKRTKLRLDVFHEVHNQSFTEEMEMSPEAKLSLKRCKWEQKEPAETLDLSKSKAQAAASTASLGAKDLQTPSSGSSGKPKCCNKKSCKNSACTLSLEKRMKIVSQSMTQRFRLSRDKRVAKSLAIIVGIFGICWAPYTLLMIIRAGCHGHCISDYWYETSFWLLWINSAVNPVLYPLCHYSFRRAFIKLLCPKKLKIQPHDPLQNCWK, encoded by the exons ATGGAGAGCGGCGGGGCcctggggggcggcggggccctggggggcggcggggcgctgaacggctccgccgccgcctccgggCGCTTCGCCGCCGGCGGCACGGCGGCGCTGGGAGCGCTCATGGCGCTGCTGATCGCTGTCACCGTGGCCGGCAACGCGCTGGTGATGCTGGCCTTCGTGGCGGACTCCAGCCTGCGCACCCAGAACAACTTCTTCCTACTCAACCTGGCCATCTCGGATTTCCTAGTGG GTGCTTTCTGCATTCCCCTGTACGTGCCCTATGTGCTGACGGGGAGATGGATCTTCGGGAGAAGCCTCTGCAAACTCTGGCTGGTAGTTGATTACCTGCTCTGCACCTCCTCGGTCTTCAACATCGTGCTGATTAGCTATGACAGATTCCTCTCGGTGACAAGAGCG GTCGCCTACAGAGCCCAGCAAGGCAACATCAAGCGAGCGGTGCTGAAGATGGTGATGGTGTGGGTGTTAGCGTTCCTGCTTTACGGACCTGCCATCATCAGCTGGGAGTATATCTCGGGCCAGAGTATCATACCCACCGGGGAATGCTATGCTGAATTTTTCTACAACTGGTATTTTCTCATGACAGCCTCCACGCTGGAGTTTTTCACCCCTTTCATCAGCGTAATGTTTTTCAACCTGAGCATTTACCTGAACATACAGAAGCGCACCAAATTACGCCTGGATGTTTTCCATGAAGTGCACAACCAATCCTTCACCGAAGAGATGGAAATGAGCCCAGAAGCAAAGCTTTCTTTGAAACGCTGTAAGTGGGAGCAGAAGGAGCCCGCTGAAACCCTCGACCTCTCTAAGAGcaaagcacaagcagcagccTCCACTGCCAGCCTTGGTGCAAAAGACCTGCAGACACCCAGCTCGGGGAGCTCTGGGAAACCCAAGTGTTGCAACAAAAAGAGCTGTAAAAATTCAGCGTGCACTCTGTCCTTAGAGAAGCGGATGAAGATAGTCTCCCAGAGCATGACTCAACGCTTCAGGCTCTCTAGAGACAAGAGAGTGGCCAAATCACTGGCAATCATTGTGGGCATTTTTGGAATTTGCTGGGCACCATACACCCTCCTCATGATTATCCGTGCCGGCTGCCATGGCCACTGCATCTCTGATTACTGGTATGAGACTTCCTTTTGGCTGCTGTGGATCAACTCAGCTGTCAACCCTGTCCTGTACCCTCTCTGTCACTACAGCTTCAGAAGAGCTTTTATTAAACTCCTCTGTCCGAAGAAGCTAAAGATCCAACCTCACGATCCTCTCCAGAACTGCTGGAAGTAA